A window of Roseovarius sp. THAF27 contains these coding sequences:
- a CDS encoding histidine phosphatase family protein: MRRLVLMRHAKSSWGDPGLDDHDRPLNKRGKLSADALGDWLRSQTIVVDEALVSSSARTVETLQRLGIDCDRQVLDQLYHAGSGDMLKALKTRATGQTVLMLGHNPGIAWFARDLMLAQPDHTRFEDYPTGATLVARFDIDDWNALQPGTGRFEAFVTPRDLIE; the protein is encoded by the coding sequence ATGAGACGTCTCGTCCTGATGCGTCACGCCAAGTCCAGCTGGGGCGACCCCGGCCTCGACGACCATGACCGCCCGCTGAACAAGCGCGGCAAGCTCTCGGCCGATGCCCTTGGCGACTGGTTGCGCAGCCAGACCATCGTCGTAGACGAGGCGCTGGTGTCCTCCTCGGCGCGCACGGTCGAAACCCTGCAAAGGCTCGGGATCGACTGCGACCGCCAGGTGCTGGATCAGCTCTACCACGCCGGTTCCGGCGACATGCTCAAGGCGCTCAAGACCCGCGCCACCGGCCAGACCGTCCTGATGCTGGGCCACAACCCCGGCATCGCCTGGTTTGCCCGCGACCTGATGCTGGCACAGCCCGACCATACCCGGTTCGAGGATTACCCCACCGGCGCAACCCTCGTGGCGCGGTTCGACATCGACGACTGGAACGCGCTGCAACCGGGCACCGGCCGTTTCGAGGCTTTCGTGACGCCGCGCGACCTCATCGAGTGA